From the genome of Phlebotomus papatasi isolate M1 chromosome 2, Ppap_2.1, whole genome shotgun sequence:
TTTAGAGCaatttggaattgattttagaacattttggCATTTAGTTTTGTAGAATATTTTAGTATTAATCTTAGAACATTTTAGCactgattttagaatattttggcaTTGATTTTAGAACACTTTAACACtgtttttagaacattttaacagtgattttagaacattttgcACTGCTTTTAGAACATTTTGGCATTGATTCTATAACATTTTAGCAcagatttaaaaacattttggcATTGATTCTATAACATTTTAGCAcagatttaaaaacattttggcattgattttagaacatttcggaattgattttagaaaattttggcatttactttagtagaatattttagcattaattttaaaatattttaacactgattttcgaatattttagcaaggattttagaacattttggCATTGACTTTTGGTAGAATATTTTAGTACtgattttataacattttagCACTAATTTTAGAACCTTTTGTGATCATTTGTCATTCTTTTTTCACCAGCCGCTACTAGGCTTCGAACCCTAGTTTCAGAGTCACAAAGACAGTGCTGTATCCCCTGCGCCATTACTGTGATACTTAGCATAATCCCGTTGAATGTAGAATactattttgcaataaattatatgagattttgacaaaaaaaactcgGGAAAACTCTTGTTCCTTGagtcaaaaaacatttttttggcagATAAAATTCCTAAAACTAtatcaatttaaattataagCTTTAGGTTAAATTTATCAGCTgacataatttcaaatttggccAACTTATTAAAATCTTGGATGTACCATTTGACGCCTGATTACCCTATAATCTTTAATTTGacactaaatatttaactaaaatCTTTAAGCTTTCTTTGTCTCAGAATTATTGAGGGTATATTACTAGATATTTTTCAGTTATATTCTTGTGATGACCACTAAAATGACTACTATGTCACACGGCTCTAGAAAACCATAGAAGAAATACCCAAAAATCTTTATTAATCGCTCTCATTTATTCTCACCAATAACTTTTGTTGAAATTCTGACTCGAGTTCCTAATGCATTGATTTGGAATGCAttgaaaaataatggaaatcgcctggattttgttgaagaatttccattggaataactgttttttcttcatttaaattttcttctatgATATCAAATGTCCAGTGTTTTCTTCTGAAGAAGTCAGGAGCATTTTTAAGGTTCTTTGGAGCAGGTTTAATGTGAGATTGCTTCTTGAGAAGTTGAGGGTGAAATAAATCATTCGCCCAATGGGATTCATAAATTTTTCTGGAGGTGTTCCCTCCTGGCCACTATTTTCCCTAATCGGACAAATTAATCACTTCCATCAATTTTACGCTTCCAAAAGAACGAAAGAAACAGGAAATATCAACatgttttattttcttcttcctAAACATCCTCAAGTTTAACACAATAAATGCATTTTCTGTTACAATTTCCCTGATTTGGTGTGAAATATTTCACTGCTTTTTTTTCTCTGCAAATTTTTCCCTTTTGaaataaaagcaaaatgaatttttatgcTCTTGTTTCCTAATTGTTGCACTTGCGCAAATTAATACACCAAATTAATTCAGTATGCAATTTTAAAATCACAAATGAGTTGGTTTAACACAAAATTACTAACCGTGAAAGGTTCCAAAGAAAATTCCCTGCAAAACTGAGCTATTTTACTCACAATTTTCTATAATATGCTTTTAATTGCTCTGTTGAGCAATAGCATAAGAGTGATTTATGCTGAGGAGATCTGTGATATAAGATcaatttccatacatttttctaTTCCAATGATATTTGAAtgatttaagaaagaaaaaagaaagtataaatatattaagaatactGTGATATTTTgcgtttgattttcgaaatttttcgtCTCTTAAAGCTCTTAAAAGTGTTCAGGAGTTAATTCAAACCAttcaaaacaataattttttttgattctTCATTATAAGAAGGGTGACATAACGTCCCATGTTTTGCATAATTGCTCGAACATGTGAcataccgtttaccgattcacaaccgatttcatCTGAACTCTCAAAAGATCACCTAAAATGGCTTAGAAACAAACCtaagtataattgaatttcgaataatggTTCATTCATAACCTTGTTCATAACCAATAGTTTGTCAGAGATTCTAAGACCTATCCAAAGAACCTAAACATGGTACCATTCAGTTGAGAATCACGATCACTAGAGTACTTTTAACTTTTggccttgaaaaatcgttattatgaACGATTCaacgatattaggtgagattcttagcaATTTCACCTACTATAATTTTCGTACATGGACTATGTCCGCCTAGCTGTAACTTAATTTACTTAGGTGGCGCTACATCCCATTGAGGGACAAGGCCTCTTGCACCACCCCTCGTCATCCTCCGCGATTCAAAGCAATAACCCTTCAGCGCTTCAACACACCCAgtcgtttaactctttcgtctcttttgggacactgggtacccatggaaacaacaatttttttagactagaatcgataaaaatccgattcttgtggataattacaaactataaggatgtccaaatctaggatattttttgcaggatcctaattaactcctgagcttagatatttttggtcaaaaaccgtgaattttcgattttctgctacCTTGGAagtattgtgacttttttgatatttctagaccagaataaggaaaaacctctcggggccaataagtatgataactaacaattacagattacataaattcgaaaaacaattttttcttaaattttcaaaaaacttgttcaaactttacgggtattctcgtccccaaaaatctagaggtcaaatgtaaggttatcccgccaatgcccgccatttgctttttgccATCAAccattgtaagaaaattccaagcgggagcgacatttttgccaatatggccgataattttgacatttggcagcgcggGAGATtgttttcagggaagtttttcctattattcctgattttggtgaattctgattgtccaggaagtgtcttttatgcttttgagaaagcttaatgtgtctacaataacatcgtgttgagagaaatgtgttttaaagtgttattgtgtgaaatattttgagtaacCTGTTGGCAAGCAAgagctgggtgtcttttttagcacttcctggacatcccacaagataccggtcaataattcttctcgttttagtgatcaacattgtaaaggagttatttgacacgcaaaaataattcacaaaattgatattattggcttttggaaaattgaagtttgtctccttttcgttcttttggggacaagagtacccatgagttttccaatttcccagaggcggaaaaaattctttctctacaaaagtatcatatttgaccactaagacttacaataaagtgagttttactgaaattcgttcgctggatatgttgtggtccggaaagactTAACTGATCTAAGTGCAGAAGGCGATAAAAGTGTCAACTTCTTTTAATttacactcagctcttcgttatccggcacttcgttatccgggtgacagctgccaaacactggcggttgatgtatttaaaacgatttttttacgacgcatgcagtttgtccagagtgaattaaagcattattatcattgttttgaagtttttaatacatattgtgataaaaaatgaaacataagcacaccatgaagaaaattctcttgttctttgtctgacagaaaataaattcacacagcacaaaatataaaaaccgttgatcattcaaaaaacctaaatgtcattttgtcccccagtcagccggataacgaagagtcgagtgtattcTCAACTATAATGAGTCttcaaaggttttaaatacaaaatggaaTTATTATGGTGTAAAAAGAATAAGAATTTAGTGATGATCATACAAACATGATTTGATTTGACTTAAATATATGGTTTCAGTCTCGAAACACTAAACTAAGTCTAAAAACACTCGAAACAGAACCTTGTACAAGGAGCGCGATTCCCCTATAGTTAAGTTAGTGCATTCCAACCTGTCACCTTTCTTGTAGATTGGGACTATCACCGCCACTCTCCTGTCACGAGGCATAATCTCCGACTCCCCCCAGATCCTACAGACAAGAACAGAGATCCGGTCATGAAGCTCGGTTCCCCATGTTTCACAAGCTCCACTGGAATGTTGTCTTCCCCTGGTGCCTTGTGATTTTCCAGAGAGAAGACTGCTCTCCCTCGCGGCCATCGGTAGTCCGTGACTGTACTTTTCCCCCCTGCCCCAATGCTTCATCCCTGGCGCACAACAGTTCTCGGAAATACTCTTTCCATCTCTTCACAATATCATTTGTCTGCGCCAAAAGGTTTCCTAGTTGGTCCTTGCATAGAGACACCTGCGGTTGGTAGCCGTTGCGTTTCGGCGCTACTGTGCATatccttaatacaaactacttaattaaggatttgtacaaaggccttaattaagtacttacttAGTTAGTGTTGGTAGCAGAGCCATACCATATTATACTTTCGCTATTCACCACAAAGCGCGTGACTATAATTGTCTCattctacaactccttaaaattaagtcatgaGCTAAGCACttattaaataaatagtaaGTGCTTAAAATGCTAACTGGGAAGAGTCAAGGATTCATTCATATCAAAGTTCAATTAAGTCAATTCTAAGAATACCAAGAACCTATGCATTTCTTCCGCCATTGAACAAGTTTCTGCTTCGTTCTTGTAATGATCACACCattttacttcaaatatttaGTAATTATACATTGCAAAACTTACCTGTAACAGAGGAATCATAATTACGTAAAGATTACCTTATTTTTACCTCATTTGATAAGatcaaatattctttaaaaaaaatggtattaACGAATATGTCTTGTCACCCGTTTCTTCTTGTAATGAACAATATAAAAATTGCCCATCATTAATCTCCTCCTCCGCAGATCTTCATCGCATTTCTCAAGCTTCTGTAAGAAGATCGACAAAAAAACCTCCAGAGACATGCTTTTGGACACCACAATTCATTTCCAATCCCGTGTGCGGTCTTTCAACTTGAGAAAGAAAGTCTCATGTAtcgacaaaacattttttattctttttttggtCTGCCTATAATTCCTCCAGCTGAAAGTAAAAGTTTTCACGCAGCAGttctttttcttctcaaaaccaaaaaaacaacatttaaacaaaaaaagaaatgttgggAATCCAATTAAAAGCATTCTTTAGCATTTTTtccatttgtatatttttctcttgtccaaattatttggaatttctgtgatttttttctttctttgccAAGGTATAAATCCAATGTGATTAACATTGCTCTCAAAAATTTTTGCAAGCTTTTCTCTGTTTCacgaacacttttttttatagcATCTCAATATTATTCTTAGTTGgaaaaatgaccaaaaaaaaatattgatggtAAATGTAACAAGATTAAAACATGAACTAAATTatggctgttttttttttcttgagagaTAAAACTCCTCTTTCTTCTTACACGATTCcttagttaatagaaaataaagacTTTATACagttttttctcatatttcttctAAATAGTAATGCAAGACAAATCCTTGGAAATTCCACGGACAATCCGTGGAAACTCTACGGAGAATCCTATGGAAATACCATGGAAATGTCTTAGTAAACCCGTTATATTCTGTCTCTTCACTGactcaatttaatttgaatgcCTTCAATAAAGCTAATaaatttacacagaaaaaaaggaaaaacataGTAAATTATGTACActcactttgttttttttttcttcgcttGCTTCTgcaaaaacaccaaaaaaaacactaaagcCATCAGGATGTGATATAAAATTTGccaaagtgaagaaaaatcttcagcactgaaaagaatttttttttgcattttgttGTGTTTCAGTATTTGCTATTTTCATCTCGGTAGATAGCCAAAATGTTGTCATCGAAGCCAACAGCTAAGCTCAGGCGATGCGGATGAAAAGCCAGGCACGTTGTTTGTCCAATTTTGGACGCCATAAAACCCTCATGACTCCGAATTGTGCCCAAAGTCTTCCCATCGAGACCATAAGTATTGATAAATTGGCTTCCACTGAAACACAAAATATTCTCTCCATCAGAACACGAACCTCTTTCCCTGGAAGAACATTTTTTCAAACAAGACCTTACCATGCTACAATGTCTCCCATTGAATGAATAGAAATCGCTGTGACATTCGAACCCGTGCACCAATTTTGGATTGATCTTTTCTGCCTGATATCGAAACATCGGATGTTCCCTTGGGCgctgaaaattaatattttcaaaaaagagaCCTTAGAAAATTGCCTGTCAACATTTGAAGAATGGTCTTCAAGACTTCCGTAAGTAAATATTATGCAATAATGGACCAGTTGTTCTACTTTCGAGTTCAAAATATTCCTACatcatatcgttcatttgagtatgtgttgctcgcaagaattatagcgttaggatGAAAACACAGGTTCAGAATACAGGGAACCCTATAAACGATCTCTCGTTAAGTTTCAGAAGAAAAATCTGTGGAATTTATCCACGGGAGTCTTCCGCAGAGTTATATCATCTTTCTTTCGTGAAGAAAGCATGTCCTCTGTACAAATGCTAGCCCTAAACACTTATGATTGTGATGTTGGGCTTGAGGAGTAAGTGGAAGCCACATGACTCAAGATAAGCCCCCTCTTTCGTTCTCTAGGAAAGGAATTCCAAAGAATTGCTTACGAGATTTTCCaactgatagcgaaatagagccctaCTGGTGGACTCCTTTCCCTATTCGcggaaaattcatatttcccgcctctcggTCAAAGCAAGACCTTTTATTGGCGGTACAGTTCTGCTGCCCGCCGTGCGGGGGATTGGCTGAAAGGCGCCACTATCAGTCAGTCGGTAATATGGCCTGGAAAAGTTCGGATGGAGGGCACAGAAcgggtcgctgccgggcaattgaccgcgataagccttggtctccctGAGAAATCTTTCAAGGCAAAagaaaaaattccgaaaattggGACTGACTGAACCAGGCACTCGGAGACACGAAGACCTGGCAGAAGATCCGGTCACTACGAGCGCCGCAAGATACCGGGCCACTACACGAACTTCAAAATTGGAAATCCGCGGTTAGATCGATAATGAAGGAGCAAGGACGGAACCTCCACGCGTATTTAGAGCTTTCAATGGAACTAAATCGGTTATCCTAAACAGTCTCCGGGGACTGACTGACTCTTCCACGACGAGGCTTAAATTGCCCTACATTTTTCACGTCAAACAAGTAGACATTACTCTTAAGGACACTGCCCGTATTACAACGGAATGCTTAAAAAGCACTCCGGTTAGGGACCTTCAGAGAACAAAGGACATTAGAGTACATGGGACCTTCGAGGACTGAAGCGTGGGATCGTTTGAATTTCCCCAACACTTGATATTATTTTGATAGTTTCaactattgtttactttttgtttGTCAGTTGTCATTTCTAGTGCATTTCATTAGTTTTATTATGATACCACtctcgttaaaaaatattgactttTGGTTGAGATATCTCAAGAAGATGGAGAGAATCCGACAACAGATTGTTGACATTTACCTACAAAATTTAAATGtgacttactgtgttatcacacttgcacattaaaattttaatatgattcacattaattgtcgctggtgagagtccaaatgtgtgatttgtgtgtttcaatcattttatgttcaaaatttgatctatttgttgataaaaaggtagacttgacctgcaaaatttgatataaattgatttataccattaatgcgaaaaaataatgagattttctctttaattttttaatgtgaaaaatatttatgctttaggtaaatttaaacttatttctgcaggccaagtccacttctttatcaataaatagaaaaaccccaaatattaagtgactcaaagacacaaataacatatttggacgctcacaagcgacaattaatgtgaatcacattaaaattttaatgtgcaagtgtgataacgccgttacataCGCGGAAATAGGAAAACTCACCGGAAAGTCGCGCTCAACAGTACGAAAGGTAGTATTACGATTCAAGGATACAAAGACGATTGTCCGAAAGCAAGCTGGTAGTAGGAAGCCTGAAATTCAAGACCGCGACATGGAGAAAAGGGTGCTGGGGTACTTTAAGAGGAACCCTTCTCTATCCCTCCGAGATGTGGCCAAAAAGACGGGTATTTCACACTACCTAGTTCattaaattaagaagaagaatgttTTAGTGACTTATAAAGCCCAACCTTTACCTCATCGTACAGATAAGCAGCGACCGTCCGCCGAAACAAGGTCCAGAAAGCTGAATGATCACCttcttaaaggttttgaaagatGTGTTTTAATGGACTACGAAACCATCGTGAAAGCCGACTTCCACCAATTGCCTGGACAACAATACTATACGGCAAAGACTCGCACAGGTGTACACAGCAAGTATCGATACAAGAACTACACCAAGTTCCCGAACAAATActtggtttggatggcaatttGCTCGTGTGGTCTtcgaagtcaagaatttttcGTGACCGTGATCATGAACAAAGAGATTTACATCGAAGAGTGTCTCAAGAAACGTCTTCTGCCGCTCTATCGAAGCCATGATGTTCCACCATTGTTTTGGCCAGATCTAGCATCAAGCCATTACGCTAAGGATACGTTTGCGTGGTTCAACGACAATAGAATCATTTATGTGCAGAAAGAGTTTAATCCGCCCAACACATCGGAACTGCGTCCTATTGAAAACtattggggaattttgaaggagGATCTCAGGAAAAGGGATAAACCAGCCAAAAGTTTGCCTGATCTtaagcaaaaatgaaaaaacgtCGTCAGAGCCCGTGGAGAAAGAGCTTGTCAAGAACCTGATAAGGGGAATTAAGAAGAAGGTGCGGGAGTTTGCTAACCCAGCCATTGGAATAAAGCAAAGAAATGGtttaaaagaatcacaataaaatgacctttccaaatctgcattaggttttttttaatttaccgcGACTAAGATTTGAGAGCCATTTTTCCATGGGGAAATTCTTTCGATTCCACGCTTTAGAGACGTTCGAGAACTAGGGACTTTTGAGTATTACTTGACCTTCGACAATTAAGGACCCTCGAGAACTAGGGACTTTCGAGAACCAGGGACCTTCAAGAAgtgaggcgctcggagcaaaaaaactctaagtcgtatgcatttccctattaaaatagcgttttttttttgctctgagctcctcaattaAGGATCTTCGAGAACTAGGGATCTGCGAGATCTAGAGACCTTCGAGAACTATAGATCTTCAAGAACTAGGGACTTCTTTTGAGAACTAGGGAACTTCGAGAACTAGAGACCTTTGAGAATTACTGACCTTCGAAAATTAAGGAACCTCGAGAACTAGGGACTTTCGAGAACCAGGGACCTACAAGAATTAGGGATCTGCGAGAACTAGGGACCTTCGAGAATTAAGGACAATCGAGAACTAGGGACTTTCGAGAACCAGGGACCTTCAAAAATTGGATCTTCGAGAACTAGGGATCTGTGAGAACTAGGGATATGCGAGATCTAGAGACCTTCGAGAACTATAGAATCTTCAAGAACTAGGGACTTTTTTTGAGAACTAGGGACCTTCGAGAACTTGGGACCTTTGAGATCTAGGGACTTTCGAGAACCAGGGATCTACAAGAACTAGGAATCTGCAAGAAATAGGGACCTTCGACAACTAGAAACCTTCGAGAAGTAAGGACCTCCGAGAACTAGGCACTTTCGCGGATTAAGGATCCTTGAGAACTAGGGATTTTCTAAAACCAGGGATCATCAAGAATTGGGGACCTTCGAGAACTAAAGACCTTAAAGAATTACACTTATGCTAAGAAAAAAGCAAATACTTACCACCCGGAAATGAGATTTTCGCAGTCATCCCTGAGGCAGACACTGAGAATGGTATCCGTGTGTTCCATGTAGGTCATGAACCTGGCATCATTCGGTGAGCATCTCTTATCAAATAGCCTAACACTCCCATCCCCACAGCCAGCCGCAAAAATCCCATTGGGTGCACTGGACAGGATGTGCACAGCCGAATCTGCATCCGTTGGAATATCACAGAGCTTCAGCTCCCTTTCCGTGTCCCACAATCGCAGCACCTTAAAATCCCCTCCTGCCACCAGTGTCTGGCAATTCTGTTGCCACGTCATCACCAAACCCACGCCCCCACCCATCCGGGAGTGCTGCCCGGTAGTCGTGTTGTCCACCAGAAGCGGCCTCCAGGCACTCACCAACCTCGGTTCCTCTCCCTCTCCCGCCGGCGGCCGCCAAAGTCTCACACTGCCATCCTCGTAGCCCACCATCAGCAGCGACCTATCGTGTGCATTCACGAACTCGAGACTCGTGACACGCGTTGGGCGTGACTGCATGGTTATGCCCCCAAATGCCGGCTTGTGATTGCCCTCGGGTACATACGTAACTTTCGCCTGTGTTCGCCAATCTTGAGTTGCAACCCGATCTCTGTACGCAACAGCAATGTGAGTCTCGTACGGATGGAACTTGATTATCTTAGGCGTATTCGGCGTACGTCCGTGCCACATTTGAGTCTCGAGTCGCAGGAATGGTACTCGGCTCTGCTGTTCGTGTGCCTCGTGACGCAACCGAACGTTGCGCTTGAAACGACGCACACGCTCGAGATACTCGGGCGCATCGCGATCGTGAATGGCATCATCGTTCTCGGGTACATCAGTCCCAAGGGCAGTTCGTCGCGTAGGTCGTGAGAACTGACTCACGGCCCATGCGATGTAATTGGTAGTGACTATTGGAATTAGAGGACGATCCTCCTGTACAAATCCCCGAAAAAAAGCTCTATTAGCTTCTTGGAAACATCCTTGACTCTTCAACATTTCTTCAagcaatttttccaaaatttcatgcaactttggaaattttatgaaatttttgtgaaattttatgaaattttatgaaattccatgaaattttatgaaattttatgaaattgcatgaaattttatgaaattccataaaattttatgaaattttataaaattttataaaattccatgaaattttatgaaattttatgaaattccatgaaattttatgaaattttatgaaatgttATGAAATGTtaggaaattttatgaaattttatgaaattttatgaaattttatgaaatgttatgaaattttatgaaatcttatgaaattttatgaaattttatgaaattttatgaaattttatgaaattttatgaaattccatgaaatttttgtgaaattccatgaaattttatgaaattccatgaaattttatgaaattttattcaaatggaCTTTCATGAACTGAAATATCACTAGAAAGAGACCTTACCTGTGAACTGGTTGATTCCCCATCCTCCGAAATCCGACTCTGCAGTATTCGTCCATTGCTGCAACTTCTGGCATGACTTGCTGGTGTCCTGAGATTTATCCGGGAATCCGGGGATGAAGCCGGTGGTGTGCCCTGAGCCTGGTGCTGGCCCGTTGACAGATACTGAGTGGCATTTGGCGTAGAAATGCCATTCGGTAGCTGCCGCGGTGACGATGTGTCCAGATAGTTGACACGGGTATTTGGACTCGGCGGAAGACTATAGCTAAACTTTTCCGATGCAGCCTCCTTAGCCTCACTCACAACCACAGCATTATTCTTGACAAAATTCAACACCTTTTGCGCCATTGTGGCCACAGTTGGATAGGGATCTCTGGCCAGATGATTGAAACTCTGCCACAACTTCATGTAGATCGAGCCAAAACCCACGAGACTAATTGTTCCAGATGAGGAATAATTGGGCATCGTGGAGACGCCCATTGACATGATGCTACTGGAGCTGGACACTCGCTTCATGTTGACATTCCGTTCAAGGCTGTGGGTCTGATGGAGTGTGGCAGAGGGCTCATGCAGATACACGCTGGTGAATTGCTTCTGGAACAGCAGCACCATCCACTGCAGAGCTGCCACGAGCTCCATCCTCACCAACGGTGACATGTCATTGGTGACCGTTGACAGAAGTGTCATTGCTATCGAACTGCCACAcgaaaatttccaataaaaatcttcatttttgcaatttttccaaaattttattaaaatttttgaaaaacatgaCATTCTGGAAGTCTCAATGACATTTTGGGAATCTCAATGACAATttggaaatttcaatgaaattttggaaatctcaatgaaattttggaaaaccacaatgaaattttggaaattttaatgaaatctcaatgaaattttgaaaatttcactgaaactttaggcatttcaaagaaattttgaaaatcacatggtaattttaaaaatttcaataaaattttgggaatttaaatgaaattttggaaataaaaatgaaattttggaaatcaaaatgaatttttggaaattttaatgaagttttaattaaatttcagtgaaattgtgaaaatttcacTGTAATTTTGGGCACTTCAACGAAATTTTGGAAatcacaatgaaattttgaaaattttaatgaaatctcaatgaaattttgaaaatttcactgaaactttaggcatttcaaagaaattttgaaaatcacatggtaattttaaaaatttcaataaaattttgggaatgtaaatgaaattttggaaatacaaatgaaattttggaaatcaaaatgaatttttggaaattttaatgaagttttaattaaatttcagtgaaattgtgaaaatttcacTGTAATTTTGGGCACTTcaacgaaattttgaaaatcacaatgaaattttggaaattttaatgaaatctcaa
Proteins encoded in this window:
- the LOC129800427 gene encoding regulatory-associated protein of mTOR translates to MSELIVKFVGENSEAKEENYDAKLPLCFCKKRHTQPIRGIECIAQCWRMKERMKTVSVALVLCLNVGVDPPDVIKIQPCSRLECWIDPSSMSPQKALEMIGSNLQKQYERWQPRARYKQSLDPTVEDVKKLCTSLRKNAKEERVLFHYNGHGVPRPTVNGEIWVFNRTYTQYIPLSIYDLQTWMGAPSIYVYDCSNAGIIVNSFNTFAEQHEREMEQMQAQTAGMRNAPPLQTPSYKNCIQLAACAANQILPMNPSLPADLFTACLTTPIKVALKWFTLQPTSMLVPHVSYDLIEKIPGQLNDRRTMLGELNWIFTAITDTIAWNTLPRDLFQKLFRQDLLVASLFRNFLLAERILRSYDCTPISNPPLPQGFRHPMWAAWDLALDLALSQLPDILKRGEPFRHLPFFEEQLTAFQVWLDRGSEERNPPEQLPIVLQVLLSQVHRLRALELLGRFLDLGPWAVNLALSVGIFPYVLKLLQSSAKELRPLLVFIWTKILAVDSTCQVDLVRDQGHKYFLAVLEDPTIPAEYRTQSAFVLACIVHNYPQGQSCALKDWLVSTSLLQITDPNWTLRQWLAICLGQLWQDYETARWPAVRDLAHEKLLPLLEDPVPEVRTAAVFALGTFISSVKKRSEHANNIDNSIAMTLLSTVTNDMSPLVRMELVAALQWMVLLFQKQFTSVYLHEPSATLHQTHSLERNVNMKRVSSSSSIMSMGVSTMPNYSSSGTISLVGFGSIYMKLWQSFNHLARDPYPTVATMAQKVLNFVKNNAVVVSEAKEAASEKFSYSLPPSPNTRVNYLDTSSPRQLPNGISTPNATQYLSTGQHQAQGTPPASSPDSRINLRTPASHARSCSNGRILQSRISEDGESTSSQEDRPLIPIVTTNYIAWAVSQFSRPTRRTALGTDVPENDDAIHDRDAPEYLERVRRFKRNVRLRHEAHEQQSRVPFLRLETQMWHGRTPNTPKIIKFHPYETHIAVAYRDRVATQDWRTQAKVTYVPEGNHKPAFGGITMQSRPTRVTSLEFVNAHDRSLLMVGYEDGSVRLWRPPAGEGEEPRLVSAWRPLLVDNTTTGQHSRMGGGVGLVMTWQQNCQTLVAGGDFKVLRLWDTERELKLCDIPTDADSAVHILSSAPNGIFAAGCGDGSVRLFDKRCSPNDARFMTYMEHTDTILSVCLRDDCENLISGCAQGNIRCFDIRQKRSIQNWCTGSNVTAISIHSMGDIVACGSQFINTYGLDGKTLGTIRSHEGFMASKIGQTTCLAFHPHRLSLAVGFDDNILAIYRDENSKY